A genomic region of Rhipicephalus sanguineus isolate Rsan-2018 chromosome 3, BIME_Rsan_1.4, whole genome shotgun sequence contains the following coding sequences:
- the LOC125757760 gene encoding uncharacterized protein LOC125757760, with product MRQYREVSSATAARCGPRGVYVFKVLPRCSSSEDADAERQIKKTRLLNRKLTATLKRLPCVRILNAEHRFLNSSKEPRRALLAIDGYHVHGGQGIDQLAKIVRSLARDFGPGVKSHGHSELGICYRLLKCSHCNTKGHEVLRVQQIPSPTFPT from the exons atgcgacaatataggg aagttagttctgcaactgcagcacgatgtggcccccgtggtgtatacgtcttcaaagtgctgccacgttgctccagctctgaagacgccgatgcggagcgccagatcaagaaaacgcgcttgctgaaccgcaagctgacggctacgctgaaacgcctgccgtgtgttcgaatcttgaacgccgag catcggtttctcaattcctcgaaagagccacgacgtgcgCTCTTAGCAATTGATGGGTACCATGTGCACGGAGGCCAAGGGATCGATCAGCTGGCCAAAATCGTCAGGTCTCTTGCCCGTGACTTCGGACCTGGAGTGAAGTCACATGGACACAGCGAGCTGGGTATCTGCTACAGGCtgctgaagtgcagccactgcaacacaaaaggccacgaagtcctgcgagtgcagcaaattccttcgcctaccttcccaacatga